tataaagatccagtctattacacttcagtgttgtgaagCAAAATGCTtagcgcatagaattaaaaagttattgtttgagtttattttatttttacagggacaatgcacattaatcaacgtttcagtaaaagtgccggtttttagccagccggctaattttcaaccgcagtccctgggcaggttattaaaaacaattacaatatagacaattattgatcagtgagcacacgcagagcaacataggacaagcaagacagcatacagacagagcaacatagaacaaaaagcagcaagatattattcatcctaatcatacagtttttttttacatggacaatacattggagataatataagactggaaacaatagaacactatgaaaaatctgggaaaccaggcctggtattcatagctgactttgaaaaggcttttgataaagtatgactgggatataaatgcctggaatattgACATTTTTTAGAATCTCTTATAACATGGGTTAAAGTTATAGTAAccctagatgtaacatagtaaacaatGGCTGCTTCtcaaagttttaaactgtcaagaggagtaaaacaaggttgtccactatcggcaaatctatttattattgacattgaaatgttagctgttaaaatccAACAATACTATCAATggattagaaatccgtggcttaaaaacaaaggtgtcttTGTACACTGATgactcatgttttcttttaaatccacaatctgtatccctccacagcctcattgaggatctagatactttttctaacctctctggattgaAACCAAATGATGTgtgtgtttaacctttatttaactaggcaagtcagttgaaaacatttttcattacaatgatggcctacccttttttattccacctttatttaaccaggtaggcaagttgagaacaagttctcatttacaattgcgacctggccaagataaagcaaagcagttcgacacatacaacaacacagagttacacatggagtaaaacaaacatacagtcaataatacagtagaaaaataagcctatacacaatgtgagcaaatgaggtgagataagggaggtaaaggcaaatacaatatagcaagtaaaacaatggaaaggtagatttgcagtggaagaatgtgcaaagtagagagaaatggggtgcaaaggagcaaaataaataaatacagtagggggagaggtagttgtttggcctAAATTAAAGatgtgctatgtacaggtgcagtaatctgtgagctgctctgacagctggtgcttaaagttagtgcgggagatatgagtctccagcttcagtgatttttgtagttagttccagtcattggcagcagagaactggaaggaaaggcggccaaagtatgaattggctttgggggtgaccagtgaaatatacctgctagagcgcgtgctacgggtgggtgctgctatggtgaccagtgagctgagataagggggggctttacctagcaaagacatagatgacctggagccagtgggtttggcgatggcCAACGAGAgtatacaggttgcagtggtgggtagtatatggggatttggtgacaaaacagatgtgatagactgcatccaattttctgagtagagtgttggaggctattttgtaaatgacatcgccaaagtcaaggatcggtaggatagtcagttttacgagggtatgtttggcagcatgagtgaaggattctttgttgcgaaataggaagccgattatagatttaattttggattggaaatgcttaatgtgagtctggaaggagagtttacagtctaaccagacaccatattctaagtcagaaacgtccagagtagtgatgctgcacgggcgggcaggtgtgggcagcgatcagttgaagagcatgcacttagttttacttgcatttaagagcagttggaggccacggaagtagagttgtatggcattgaagctcgtctggaggttagttaacacagtccaaagaagggccagatgtatacagaacgGTGTCATCTGTGTagcggtggatcagagaatcaccggcagcaagagcgacatcattgatgtatacagtgaaatgtcggcccgagaattgaaccctgtggcacccccatagagactgccagaggtccggacaacaggccctccactgaactctgtctgagaagtagttggtgaaccaggcgagacagtcatttgagaaaccaaggctgttaagtctgccgataagaatgtggtgattgccagagtcgaaagccttggccaggtcgatgaatacagctgcccagtaccttaacaatcagcattaagtacTAGCAGGTGAGAGCATTCACAGCCAACAGTTCATACAAGCTCCAGCTAGCCGTTTTTACAAAACTGTATGAAACGCAATCATTTTGACATATCCTATTCTGTAATGGTTACTCTATGGCAAACAATTATTATTGGCTTGAAATGTTTCAACATTTCTGCTTCATGTCTGTTTtttccaacaacaacaaaaatgtggttTATGACTCAAGTAGTTACCTTATTTGGTATGTGTttgtaaactcaacaaaaaagaaatgtccctttttcaggaccctgtctttcaaagataattcggaaaaatccaaataacttcacagatcttcattgtaaagggtttaaacactgttaccaatgcttgttcaatgaaccataaacaattaataaacatgcacctgtggaacggtcgttaagacactaacagcttacagacggtaggcaattaaggtcacagatatgaaaacttaggacactatagaggcctttctactgactctgaaaaacaccaaggggtgatggtcggatttgagtttatcgtcgaaggaatgagcgttacactaaggcctgtactctggagcgggatcgatttggaggtggagggtccgtcatggtctgggccggtatgtcacagcatcatgggactgagcttgttgtcattgcaggcaatctcaacgctgtgcgttacagggaagacatcctcctccctcatgtggtacccttcctacaggctcatcctgacatgaccctgcagcatgacagtgccaccagccatactgctcattctgttgCTCATTCTGtgcttgatttcctgcaagacaggaatgtcagtgttctgccatggccagcaaagagcccggatctcaatcccattgaatacttctgggacctgttggattggagggtgagggctagggccgttccccccagaaatgtcagggaacttgcaggtgccttggtggaagagtggggtaacatctcacagcaagaacaggaaaatctggtgcagtccatgaggaggagatgcactgcagtacttaatgcagctgctgACTGTTAATGCAGCTACTGACTGTTacctttgattttgacccccccccccaaccacaTTATTCCATCTCTGTTAGTCTGTGGAACTTGTACAGTTTATGTCTCagctgttgaatcttatgttcatacaaatatttacacatgttaagtttgctgaaaataaacgccgTTGACAGTgacaggacgtttctttttttgctgagtttatgttctGTTGCAGTGCTCATTGCAGTGGTTTACTTTATTTGACTATTATCAGTCAGTGTGAACTGACTGAGGCAGAAAGTAATCATATTGTGCACCCTACAGACCATTCCTTGGTACTGCAAGATAATCTGAAAGTAGGCCTACTATAATGCCAAAGCAGGCAACAAATGAAAAGGATATTAGCCCTACACTATCAAGAGCATCCTACTAcattaccactacaatacaataaAACACGTGATCTTATTCACAGGAATTCTAATAGGTTAGGTTAGAATTACAAAGcaatattttggtattattttagtgattcattttttgGTCATAATTTCTGGTGACATGTACAGGGAAAGGTTCAAGATATCAATAGTGTGCAATAAAGGTAGGCTACATAAAGTTATTTTTATGAACTGAAATGAAATAAATGTACTCAAATGATATTGTGAATTATATTAAATATTTTAATCCTTGATGTGTTACTTATATATAAAACTAGGAATAAGTGTTTATGAAGTTTCCCTTATTAATGTGAATAATGAAGCGTGCTGAGCCTGAGCGCCATGTCAGACAGAAAGAGTCAGCAGATAAAGTTTCCATAATCGAGTCCATAATATAAATTGTGTTCTGGCTCCAGGACTGGAGGGTTTTCACGCCCATTAGTCCAGTTCAATGGCTTTAAGTATGAGCGGTAGAACTCGTGACGGTCATGAGCATTCCTTTCCTCCCCTCACAGTTCTAACCTTTTCTCAAGTCAGAGATTTAAGCAAAGAAAAGTGAGACTGAGAGCTTTCGGGAAAGCGCTGAGAAGCAATTTAGAAGGACCGGACCCTTCACAATCTAATTATCTACTTTAGGTAACTTTTTCTACATAAACACAGACCATTGATGGACAGGTCCATTCAGTTTTCTTTTGAactaagaaaaaaatattttaaattattAAATTTTCAAAattatcaatttatttcaatATTGATAGAAGCTTAGGCTATACAATGATGATCAAGATTCAGATTTTCTGTTAGTTATGGTACAGGCTACATTATGATGCTGCAATGAAATAACATTATTCATAGCCCTACAGAAAATATTATAGGATATAAAATGTAAATATCTTCTGATATGTTGATGTTGCTTTGGAATTTAGCCTAAATTCAATTTGTAGCTATGTATTTTTGCGGCAAAATGTTCAATATACTTGACCAGTGGATTAGCCTATATAGTTTAACCTGTTATTGATGTTGAAATAAACCTGTAATAACGGTTTCCTACCGTTTATAATGGTAATTGCATCATGTTCCTCAGGTGTAAAAGTCTGGATGGAAAGAGATGCCTCGCGGTGACTTCAACGTTTATTTTGCAAGCAGAGGAGGACAGCATGTCAGGGCCGAAGAGTTCGTGGATTTTATTGAATCTAActaaaagaaaaaaacatgaattTAATTGATGTTTTCTGATATTATTTGTAGCATTAAACTGGTAGTTAGAACTGTGTAGAATATAGGCCTTACAGACATTCAGAAAACGTCATTCGATTTGTTATGCCATCTTATATCTTAAAATGTATCCATTGGTGAAGAAAGtattattaatttattcataataataattacattttGTTTGGTGCACCACAGGGCAGCTGGCATAGCTCTGTTGGTTGTAATTCTTGCAGCCCTTCTCATCGTCGGATGCTGGTATTTCAAGAGGAGAAGGGGGTACAAAATGATCAGGGTAAGAATTGTCCAAGCTGCACTTGCCTTGCATGACAAAGGGTGCATATCTCTATGGTATAAAATGGCTtcatcttctccccctctctccttcacttcatatGAAATGATCTGAAGAGAATAGGCCTAAAACAGGTGAAAGCAATAGGGATATACATTATATGGATCTTTCACCTGTCCAGTTCATTCACAGATCTAAAGGAGATGGAATAGTGGCAATAGGTAATCGGTTGCTGTCCAACAGGGTTTATTCCTCCTGTTCCCCTTACTAATGTTGCTGTTTTCTCCCCACAGAGCCCAAGATCAGGGTCCCCGCCAGGATTCAGTGGAGGACAGTTCAGCCAGCGAAGAGCTGCAGCAGAAAACAAGATGGGCCTCAGTGAGCTCCGACCTGTGGTAAGAGACTCGGACTGGATGTACTGGGCTTGTCAATGGTCAGAACttacttctttaaaaaaaattgtatttgatgtttTATTGAATGGAGTTGTCCTCTAttgctgcgtttacacaggcaggccaattcagatattttttccactaattgggaaaaagatcagaattgggcttcctgtgtaaacacagctgcAGGTTTAAATCTGTGTACAAAGACAGAAGTGAAGAGAGAGTTTCTGTTTGTGCGTAGTGGTGGGACCAGGATTCGATCACATGCTGCAGACATGGGCAGTCATGCGCTGGAAGGCAATAGTGTGACCAACCCATGGTCATGATCATAGCATACTGCATTCATTCGACTATACACCAACACAACCATGAAGGAAGGGCCTATAGTTCCAATCTCCATGACTTTTCCTGGAATTAAAGGGTTCTTTGTGGAATAAGGGGCACATGAGCTGCCTGGTGCAATATGACTACTGGTGGTGCAGTCAGAGATTATGTCAGACGTCAGGAGGGGATTACGATCTGGAATTCATAGGGCCCCAAGGGGTGCATAATTGTACTTGGAAAGGGCATATTTCGACATAAGGGCTTTTCACAAGACTGAGCCGAACCAAGCTGTACTGAGCTGACCTATGCATCCGTCATCATTGCAGCAATCATTACGAAAAGGACgatgtgaaaagaaaatatccAAGCCAGCAGTTTGGTTCGTGTCGGTACAATACTGTGAAAAGGGAAATAGTATTTCAATTATCAGAGGGTTTTATCCTGGTTGTTTCCTAAattatgtgtgtatttgtattgatGTGTTTCAGCTTCCCAATGCACCTCCTGCCTATGAGAAGATCTCATCAGGACCCCTACCTCCTCCCTACTCGCCCTAATAACAAGTCCTCTGTGGGATAACCAAAAAGATGAAACTTCATGTGTTATGTCATTAAACACATGATCAAACTTGTGAAGAACAAATATTTTGCACTCTATTCACTATCACAAGTTTATAGAAGTATTCttcaatattttttttggggggggacgaCACACTGTAGTTTCATGTTAATGTTCTGACCTTTTAGCTCCACAAGCTTTTATTTCTGAATGCTGCTCAAAGAACAAGACGTTCTATCAATCCCTGTATGTCTAACATAACAATGTTGTACTTTGTAAGTTGTTTGTTCATTTCAGTGATAACCTAGCTCCCGCCGAGTCCCCAACAAACCGGATGTTCCAGTTTTCAGGAAGCAACTTCCGCTTTTGGAGGTTTACAAGGCGACGCTCCATCtgaactcctcctccacatttactggattggttgaacagaaTAGAACCTCCCCGGACTATTTTTTTCCTTCTCgtcaagaccagtatgtaggggaccTAGTATCAGGTGTttattttatgcctgctacgttacATTAGTGACAACCAAATGTGTAGCAGCAATTGAGAATTCTTCTGAAGTTAATGACAACAGCTTACCGGCTTGATTGTTTGCTTATATCTTTCAAAATGTACTTATGAGGATTTGGAAAGTATACATTTCAATAAAGAacttaaaaaatgaaaaacacaGTTGAGTTTACCAAGTGCCTAATTCACATGAACACCACAAAACTCTTATGGAGGACAGTCGCACCATTTATTTCCATGCAGAAATGTCCACAGTTATCCAATGACAATGTAACCGCTAAATATTTTGAGAAATCTATgataggaaaaataaataaatataacttCCAAAATGTTTTATATGGGCTTCGACAAATCATTTAGAAGTTGCACTTCAATCATGTTAAATGCTATTTTGTCCCAAATAGTTGCTGGAAATGGAAGAGAACCAATGTAATTACATTTGGACACTGACCTGCCTCTTTGAGTAGGCAACACACATCTGAAGAACATACTACAATAGGTCTGAGGGAAAGTCCTAAGAGTCTGGTAGACAGAATAAAACAAGTGCTGTTCCAATCTAAGGAATTCAAATGGATATCATTTCAGAATTATATTCAATGTCAATGAAAAGTATTACCATCACATTCAAATCCATTTGCTCTACCCTGCAATCCTAGCAATTTACAACATATGTATTACTGGCCTtgaaaaggtttttaaaaaactaaaaatGTCCAAATTCACATTTAAACTTTGTGAGAAGGCAACCCCAAAATGCTGTTAGCTTAAAGAAATAGAAAACCATCACAAATACATTTCCACCTATATTTCTTGAGCAAACTGAGGCAACTATAAAGTTTATCTAGCATTGCTTAAAACACACTCAGATATGCAAAGTAAAAATGCAGCTCAACCAGGCAGTTTCTCAaccaaaccccccccccccaccttctACCAAAAACATTCTAGAATGTTCTAAAGCAGTCCAGAACACAAAGTTATCTGGAATATGTGTCTGCTTCATCACATGACACTGGTACTGGCTTTCAATCTCTGTCTTTCATTTGATAGGTCCACTTCACTCAGCCTGTGTAGGCATTAAGAGGTTGGCAGTATTTGCGCTAGGCAACGGCACTCTCCCAGTGGAGTTAGGAGTAACAACCAACGCAGCCAAAGACTTGTTAGCCATCTCTGGCAGGCCTGTGATGGTGGTAGGGCCTCTAGCCAAATTTAAAACAGCACCATCAGGACTCACTAGTTGCTTGGTGGTGGGGCTGGTTGTTTGCACTGCTGATGCAGGCGCCTGTAAAGACTGCAAAGGGGGCTTGCCCAGGCCCAGTATTTGCTGCTGCTGAGGATTGGATAAAACAGTGGGCATGCGGATAGTCTCTGCCGACATTACCGTCCTGATAGGTTGTGCTGGTGTCATGATTATAGTGCAGTTGGATGGAGAGACAGTTGCCACAGGAGACGCCTGTTTGCTACTGAAAGCACTCCCGATGGATGGTATGGTTGCCACAGGTAGAGTCTGCATCCTGGAGACAGTGCTCCCTATTGGGGGAACAACTACCGCCGGCAGCACCTGTGTCCTGGACCTGGAGACCACTCCCATAGGTTGCATGAATGACATTAGCTGCTGTGCTTTGAGTGGTGTGTTGACACCAAGTGCTGTGTGCAAAGGGAGCTGTTTTGATGGGCTCTGTGCAACTCCTGCCATTTGAGCTGCGCTGGGACTGCCTGGCAGGGAAGAGAGTGAGAAGCCGCCCATCCCTTCAGGTTGAGTTAAATGTGGAGCTGCAACCACATGAGTGTGTATGGTGGCCGGAGCATGGAGCCAGTGTGAAACTTGTGGAGAACtgttggtggtggtgctggtgggcgATAGTGAGGCTTGAACAGCCACCATCTGGCGAGGgacagtgaaagagacagggatagagggtCCAACTTTCACAGTGGATGGTGCTGCCAGGGTTGGGGATCTAAGTGCTGCTTGTTGAGGCTGGTGTGTCCCGGGTGACCTGGCCATTCTGGGGCTTTGTGCAGGTAGGGCTAGCCCAGGTAACATTGGTCCTTGTGGTACACCGGTGGCTGGGATCGCTCCCCTGGGACTAGGAGCTGCCACAGGCACGGCAGGGCTGGAGATTATGAGGACATGCTGGCCAGGCCCAAGGCCTTGAGGAGGAACAACAAAACGGGTGTTGTTGAGGAGAATCTGCGTGCCGCCTGCaagagtagcagtggtgttgaTGACAATCTTTTGTTGCAAAGTGGTAATGGTGCTGGAGACAGGATTGGTATTACCAGCTGGCTGTACTGGAGAGGACTGCTGAGTGGATATAGGGGCAGGTGGAGACTGTGGAGTGCTTAGCATCTGAGCAGGTGTGGCGACACCGACAGAGTTCTGAGACTGAGAAACCTGCGCCGGTGATGTGAGGAGGGATGTTTTGACAGGGCTTAGCGGTGTAGTGACTGACACTGGTGTGTTGCTGGAGATCAAACCTCTGATTATAGAAGACCCTGGCTGCCCAGCTACCTTGATTCGATTGGGGATCACAGAGGATGAAGGGATGCCGTGTAGTTGAGATCCAGTCAGCAGTGTGGAGGACGGCATTTGTGCAGTGCTAGTGACAATATGAGACGATGGGGGTGCAAGAAGGCCCGACTTTGAGGCGgatacaaatgttttttttaaagtagattGTGCGAGTGCACTAACTGGCCTGCAAAGGTTTGCCTGCTGTGGTAGCCTTATCTGACAACCTGGAAGCAGATTGATGCTCTGGACCTTATTCAAAGCTCTGAAGTTAGCACTGCCAATAGCTTGACCGAGGTTGAGTCCGATCTTCATTGCTTCAGTGGGTATCGACATGGTCGGGGATTGTGTGGTGGGTCCAGACACTGATGATGCCGGTTTTGGATTACCTGTAGATGGTGATTGGCTGATAAACATGAAACTTTGACCTGGAAGAGCAGAGGGAGCCGTGGTGGAAGTGACTTTGGTTGCAGGCGCAGACGTGATGTTTGAGGAGGGAGAGACCAGGATGAACTTTGTGAATGGGGGGGACCTACCCTTTTCATCTGGACCTACCCTTTTCAGAACAGGTTTGTTGACACACTGGACCAGAGACGTCTGAGTGGCACCTGCTGGTTTACCAGGTACAGTGACAATGCTTTTAAGTAGCTGTGCGTTAACAGCAAGTGTAGATGAAACAGTGCAGCCCTGGTTTACAGCAACGTTAACATCAGAACTCGCGGTCTGACTTGTGGCCATTGGAATGACAGCAGTGATCGGAGACTGGCGTGTAGTTGTTGAACTTGTGACAGTTGAAGACCGTAACAGTGAAGGTCCTGATCGCGACTGGGCTACAGGTGTGCTGGTGACCACAGGGACTGTAGTGGCAGCAGGTGGAAACGTCTTGGACACGAGGAAGGCTTTGAACTGTGGAGAGATGGTGATGACAGGGCTGGCAGGTATCGAACCAGGtctactctggtcagatgactGCACCTTGACAACGCCAGTGTTGCCCCCCCTAGTGGTGACTAGAATGGACTGCGAGTCCCTGATGCACACAGTCTTCAGCTCTTGTTTACGGTCCGGAGGTTTGCTTGGATCAGTAGATGCCGCACTGATGGGGTTGAATCTATTTGGTATAACATTTTGGGTAGTGCTACTTGCTTTGCAACCAGGGAGTTGGACAACCTTGTAACCTGGAGTTAGAGATGTCTGCAACCTAGGAGAGATGGTAGTTGAGGGTGTTAGGATCCGGTTGTCATGACGTTGAGGCATGGTGAACCCAGAGCTTTGTGACAGTGGAGTGGAATCTTTGAAGGCTGGGACCTGGAGAGTCCTTAGTTGCTGGGGCAGACTTTTATCCTCTGACTTTTGAATGAGCATGTTCGATGGCAGGATGACCACTCGTTGCATTATCTTATTCCCTGTTTTCTGGTCCAGGATTGGCTGTACTTCGATTTTCACAGGGCTCCCATCTTTCCTGACCAGACCCATGCCCTCAGGCATCTTGTATACAACCTGTATGGGGCTCTTTGGTATGGGCGTGGTATGGACCGTCTGTGAGTGTTTAGATGTTGGTGTTGTTGGTCGTGGTAGGTATCGAGAGCTTTGTGGTAAAGAAGGTTGAAGTTTGGTAGCTTGCATGGAAGAAGCACAGTCCTTGCTTTGTGCCTGACCAACATGGCGGATAACACCTGTACCAGGCTgatgatgaattaaggtcactttATTCCCTACACTCTTAGCCAGCAGGGTATGTAGTTGAACAGGCTTGTAGGCCCTTTGGAAACCAGCCATAGGTGTTACAACAACTTGGCTTGTCTCTCCAGCCCGCTGTGCTACTGGATTTGTTTCCCTGGGTCGGTTTTCCATTTCTGATCCTTCAGGAGAAGTTGTCAACTCGTTACTGCCAATCCTGCCTCTCTTAATGGGACTTGGGTCCTCGTCTATACCGCTGTGCAGGCGCTTCAAGCCCCGAGTGGAAGGTCTATGCTCATTCAAGGTCAACATCTCTTGTCTGGTTACCACGGTGAAGCTGCCTCTCAATGCCTCTGCTCTAAGCTGCACCGAGTCCTctgcaaaaaac
The DNA window shown above is from Oncorhynchus tshawytscha isolate Ot180627B linkage group LG20, Otsh_v2.0, whole genome shotgun sequence and carries:
- the LOC112219600 gene encoding uncharacterized protein KIAA2026 isoform X3 — its product is MKVQTEICNPSKVPQNDMSDKRDSHHSHFFSLNQDCRSELCSGSQQQKVHLVSSSDSKWHSTQCSRLVTEGLSNGTSLENVNVLSHDSSTNNFALRHGVPEISNDLSLPEVYIPTTVGVEGDLSYELQQAYRIFHGFLLEKHKGITTPFLHPIGFKDHTDGAEGQLKQSMCFRRMEEKFVSREYETITEFVADFRLMLENCYRHHGVDHWISKQAQKLEIMLEQKLTLLSRTLREKTTLAVTSKGRFGTEDERGPVGTSTRRRSVPRSLATITVGGNESIMIQALRLEEQQKAKEEKRQRELEKKESEENSAKEVEEWERSLLSQVAQNPVKTLWELPAIGHFLCLAQAALNLPEIVFFELERCLLMPRCSVFLSKIMSSLLCQPQRRGMLHRRPALTYRRWESELRQRVQGWYYAMGTAEDQGWMAEQLGLSHQFFRTTGEVSPLEENPFHLLPFIQRVWLLKGLCDNVYETQKDVQDAVLGQPIHECRESILGYDGNENAYIHFPHFCGADLRIYCQSASMPPDFPFPAVWVRRVEPDEGISEDSDEQKDSEHLVSMETEDYEEKPGSDRMSGGRIKGENGGTSRGGQFHTWGMEEDEDSSVSVEDGDKEDYKPKQNRHTGSSTPSSHIKDFVGRGCVKKKPQEVEYRPDRLQVKQEEGSDSSSGSSSESCETRLSVGEHSYTGKFPALPGEIAGRPSVAVPMRQTDVKVDGDKLTEGLRPCPRCVSRMGAKSEDNHRCRCAKNKASTTSASGAGHTRKMNLTEDNMDRIRAKKKKREKKREVRAAGGQRRPDRTRLCKAKAAKSTLQRAATNIKKKDKRKKRKMAGKKLSSKKKPQLPVEHGFRLVCTSLEELRELISRTEDELDELESTKKRSERWYFRREAVKDLHITLIRLLNELSPWEPKLVKAFHRNRLRLKKDYDDFKKHPDCDNFVREEWVAEDVDRSTGDDTRLTEEEELQQQDQTVQRILWTGEDSVQLRAEALRGSFTVVTRQEMLTLNEHRPSTRGLKRLHSGIDEDPSPIKRGRIGSNELTTSPEGSEMENRPRETNPVAQRAGETSQVVVTPMAGFQRAYKPVQLHTLLAKSVGNKVTLIHHQPGTGVIRHVGQAQSKDCASSMQATKLQPSLPQSSRYLPRPTTPTSKHSQTVHTTPIPKSPIQVVYKMPEGMGLVRKDGSPVKIEVQPILDQKTGNKIMQRVVILPSNMLIQKSEDKSLPQQLRTLQVPAFKDSTPLSQSSGFTMPQRHDNRILTPSTTISPRLQTSLTPGYKVVQLPGCKASSTTQNVIPNRFNPISAASTDPSKPPDRKQELKTVCIRDSQSILVTTRGGNTGVVKVQSSDQSRPGSIPASPVITISPQFKAFLVSKTFPPAATTVPVVTSTPVAQSRSGPSLLRSSTVTSSTTTRQSPITAVIPMATSQTASSDVNVAVNQGCTVSSTLAVNAQLLKSIVTVPGKPAGATQTSLVQCVNKPVLKRVGPDEKGRSPPFTKFILVSPSSNITSAPATKVTSTTAPSALPGQSFMFISQSPSTGNPKPASSVSGPTTQSPTMSIPTEAMKIGLNLGQAIGSANFRALNKVQSINLLPGCQIRLPQQANLCRPVSALAQSTLKKTFVSASKSGLLAPPSSHIVTSTAQMPSSTLLTGSQLHGIPSSSVIPNRIKVAGQPGSSIIRGLISSNTPVSVTTPLSPVKTSLLTSPAQVSQSQNSVGVATPAQMLSTPQSPPAPISTQQSSPVQPAGNTNPVSSTITTLQQKIVINTTATLAGGTQILLNNTRFVVPPQGLGPGQHVLIISSPAVPVAAPSPRGAIPATGVPQGPMLPGLALPAQSPRMARSPGTHQPQQAALRSPTLAAPSTVKVGPSIPVSFTVPRQMVAVQASLSPTSTTTNSSPQVSHWLHAPATIHTHVVAAPHLTQPEGMGGFSLSSLPGSPSAAQMAGVAQSPSKQLPLHTALGVNTPLKAQQLMSFMQPMGVVSRSRTQVLPAVVVPPIGSTVSRMQTLPVATIPSIGSAFSSKQASPVATVSPSNCTIIMTPAQPIRTVMSAETIRMPTVLSNPQQQQILGLGKPPLQSLQAPASAVQTTSPTTKQLVSPDGAVLNLARGPTTITGLPEMANKSLAALVVTPNSTGRVPLPSANTANLLMPTQAE